A single window of Pyxicephalus adspersus chromosome 10, UCB_Pads_2.0, whole genome shotgun sequence DNA harbors:
- the ADO gene encoding 2-aminoethanethiol dioxygenase, with protein sequence MPRDDMNPPVIHRIARQARLTFRGLGSADAGKGFSENLAQLKKLVSEIRAEDLKIKPRKNSAAPPISVPHNPPVTYMHICETESFSMGVFLLKGGTSIPLHDHPGMHGMLKVLYGKVRIMGFDKMEAVPPSELPPLLQPYQRSSVFRAMLRSSGEYGDSSPPCLLSPHRDNLHQISAVDGPAAFLDILAPPYDPDDGRDCHYYKLLPGSTEHTNTGEGDGHQQAAADGVHPREVWLLEIPQPDDFWCGGEPYPGPKVTM encoded by the coding sequence ATGCCTCGGGACGACATGAACCCCCCCGTCATTCACAGAATAGCACGCCAGGCCCGGCTGACCTTCCGCGGCCTGGGCTCAGCCGACGCCGGGAAAGGATTTTCCGAGAACCTGGCGCAGCTGAAGAAGTTGGTGAGCGAGATAAGAGCCGAGGATCTGAAAATCAAACCACGGAAAAACTCTGCGGCTCCCCCGATCTCCGTGCCGCACAACCCGCCCGTCACCTACATGCACATCTGTGAGACCGAATCGTTCAGTATGGGGGTGTTCCTGCTAAAAGGCGGCACCAGCATCCCGCTACACGACCACCCGGGGATGCACGGCATGCTCAAGGTGCTGTACGGCAAGGTGCGCATCATGGGCTTCGACAAAATGGAGGCGGTGCCGCCGTCCGAGCTGCCTCCCCTGCTGCAGCCCTACCAGAGGAGCTCCGTGTTCCGGGCCATGCTCCGCTCCAGCGGGGAGTACGGGGACAGCAGCCCGCCCTGTCTGCTCAGCCCGCACCGGGATAACCTGCACCAAATCAGCGCTGTGGACGGGCCCGCCGCCTTCCTGGACATCCTGGCGCCCCCCTATGACCCGGATGACGGCCGGGACTGTCACTACTACAAGCTGCTGCCGGGCTCCACCGAGCATACTAACACGGGGGAGGGGGACGGGCACCAGCAGGCTGCAGCGGACGGAGTGCACCCACGGGAGGTGTGGCTGCTGGAAATCCCGCAACCCGATGACTTCTGGTGTGGGGGCGAGCCTTACCCTGGGCCCAAAGTGACCATGTGA